A single region of the Camelus ferus isolate YT-003-E chromosome 2, BCGSAC_Cfer_1.0, whole genome shotgun sequence genome encodes:
- the EXOSC9 gene encoding exosome complex component RRP45 — translation MKETPLSNCERRFLLRAIEEKKRLDGRQTYDYRNIKITFGTDYGCCIVELGKTRVLGQVSCELVSPKLNRATEGILFFNLELSQMAAPAFEPGRQSDLLVKLNRLLERCLRNSKCIDTESLCVVAGEKVWQIRVDLHLLNHDGNIIDAASIAAIVALCHFRRPDVSVQGDEVTLYTPEERDPVPLSIHHMPICVSFAFFQQGTYLLVDPNEREERVMDGLLVIAMNKHREICTIQSSGGIMLLKDQVLRCSKIAGVKVMEITELIQKALENDQKVRKEGGKFGFAESIANQRITAFKMEKAPIDTSDVEEKAEEIISEAEPPSEVVSKPVLWTPGTAQIGEGIENSWGDLEDSEKEDDDEGGSDEAIILDSIKMDTGVGISNIGSQDAPIVLSDSEEEEMIILEPDKNPKKIRTQTISATQEKAPSKKSVKKRRKKRATN, via the exons CGGCTGGATGGCAGACAAACCTATGATTATAGGAACATCAAGATCACATTTGGAACAGATTATGGGTGCTGCATTGTGGAACTTGGAAAAACAAG AGTTCTTGGACAGGTTTCCTGTGAACTTGTTTCTCCAAAACTCAATAGGGCAACAGAAGGTATTCTTTTTTTCAACCTTGAACTCTCTCAGATGGCTGCCCCAGCTTTTGAACCTGGcag GCAGTCAGATCTCTTGGTGAAGTTGAATCGCCTCTTGGAAAGATGTCTAAGAAATTCGAAGTGTATAGACACTGAATCTCTCTGTGTTGTTGCTGGTGAAAAG GTTTGGCAAATACGTGTGGATCTGCATTTATTAAATCATGATGGAAATATTATTGATGCTGCCAGCATTGCTGCAATTGTAGCCTTATGTCACTTCCGAAGGCCTGATGTCTCTGTCCAAGGAGATGAAGTAACACTG TACACACCTGAAGAACGTGATCCTGTCCCATTGAGCATCCACCACATGCCGATTTGTGTCAGCTTTGCCTTCTTCCAGCAGGG gACATACTTACTGGTGGATCCCAATGAGCGAGAGGAACGTGTAATGGATGGCTTGCTGGTGATTGCCATGAATAAACATCGAGAGATTTGTACCATCCAGTCCAGTGGTGGGATAATGCTGCTGAAAGATCAA gttTTGAGATGTAGTAAAATAGCTGGTGTGAAAGTAATGGAAATTACAGAGCTAATACAGAAAGCTTTGGAGAACGACCAGAAAGTTag GAAAGAAGGTGGCAAGTTTGGCTTTGCGGAGTCGATAGCCAATCAAAGGATCAcagcatttaaaatggaaaaggccCCAATTGATACCTCCGATGTAgaggaaaaagcagaagaaatcatTTCGGAAGCTGAACCTCCTTCAGAAGT TGTTTCTAAACCTGTGCTATGGACCCCTGGAACCGCCCAAATTGGAGAGGGAATAGAAAACTCCTGGGGTGACCTTGAAGACTCTGAAAAGGAAGACGATGATGAAGGTGGCAGTGATGAAGCAATCATTCTTGATAGTATAAAAATGGACACTGGAGTAGGTATCTCTAATATTGGAAGCCAAG atgcCCCTATAGTACTCTCAGAcagtgaagaagaagaaatgatcaTTTTAGAACCAGATAAGAACCCGAAGAAAATAAG AACACAGACCATCAGTGCAACACAAGAAAAAGCACCAAGTAAAAAGtcagtgaaaaagagaagaaagaagagagctaCTAATTAA
- the CCNA2 gene encoding cyclin-A2: MLGSSAPGPAARESGSALLTLQQAALQEDQENINPEKAAPAQQPRTRAGLAVLKAGNSRGAAPQQRPKTRRVAPLKDLPINDEHVTVPPWKANSKQPPFTIHVDEAEETQKRPAESKKPESEDVLAFNSAITLPGPRKPLVPLDYPMDGSFESPHTMDMSIVLEDEKPVSVNEVPDYHEDIHTYLREMEVKCKPKVGYMKKQPDITNSMRAILVDWLVEVGEEYKLQNETLHLAVNYIDRFLSSMSVLRGKLQLVGTAAMLLASKFEEIYPPEVAEFVYITDDTYTKKQVLRMEHLVLKVLAFDLAAPTINQFLTQYFLHQQSANCKVESLAMFLGELSLIDADPYLKYLPSVIAGAAFHLALYTVTGQSWPESLVQKTGYTLETLKPCLMDLHQTYLKAPQHAQQSIREKYKNPKYHGVSLLNPPETLNV; encoded by the exons ATGTTGGGCAGCTCCGCGCCCGGGCCTGCGGCCCGCGAGTCGGGCTCGGCGCTGCTAACATTGCAGCAGGCGGCGCTCCAGGAGGACCAGGAGAACATCAACCCCGAGAAAGCGGCGCCCGCCCAGCAGCCTCGGACCCGGGCTGGGCTGGCGGTATTGAAGGCTGGTAACTCGCGGGGTGCAGCGCCACAGCAGAGGCCTAAGACGCGACGG gttgcACCTCTTAAGGATCTTCCTATAAATGATGAGCATGTCACTGTTCCTCCCTGGAAAGCAAACAGTAAACAGCCTCCATTTACCATTCATGTGGATGAAGCAGAAGAGACTCAGAAGAGGCCAGCTGAATCTAAAAAACCAGAAAGTGAAGATGTCTTGGCGTTTAATTCAGCTATTACTTTACCTGGACCAAGAAAACCACTGGTACCTCTTGATTACCCAATGGATGGTAGTTTTG AGTCACCACATACTATGGACATGTCAATTGTACTGGAAGATGAAAAGCCAGTGAGTGTTAATGAAGTACCAGACTACCACGAGGACATTCACACATACCTTAGGGAAATGGAG GTTAAATGTAAGCCTAAAGTGGGTTACATGAAGAAACAGCCAGACATTACTAACAGTATGAGGGCTATCCTCGTGGACTGGTTAGTTGAAGTAGGAGAAGAATATAAACTACAGAATGAGACCCTGCATTTGGCTGTGAACTACATTGACAGGTTTCTTTCATCGATGTCTGTGTTGAGAGGAAAACTTCAGCTTGTGGGCACTGCTGCTATGCTGTTAGCCTC AAAGTTTGAAGAAATATACCCGCCAGAAGTAGCAGAATTTGTATACATTACCGATGACACTTATACCAAGAAACAAGTTCTGAGAATGGAGCACCTAGTTTTGAAAGTCCTTGCTTTTGACTTAGCTGCACCAACAATAAATCAGTTTCTTACCCAGTACTTTCTACACCAGCAGTCTGCAAACTGCAAAGTTGAAAGTTTAGCAATG TTTTTGGGAGAGTTAAGTTTGATAGATGCTGACCCATATCTGAAGTATTTGCCATCAGTCATCGCTGGAGCAGCCTTTCACTTAGCACTCTACACAGTCACGGGACAAAGCTGG CCTGAATCATTAGTACAAAAGACTGGATATACGCTGGAAACTCTTAAGCCTTGTCTCATGGACCTTCACCAGACCTACCTCAAAGCACCACAGCATGCACAACAGTCGATaagagaaaagtacaaaaatcCAAA GTATCATGGTGTTTCTCTCCTCAACCCACCAGAGACACTAAATGTGTAA